The nucleotide window GGCTGTATGGGAGTGTATATAGAGGACCAGGAGTTAGTGAGGTGGAGAGAAGGCAGTGGAGAGAGGAGAACGATGTGCAGGGAGAGCCGGTAAAGATGGCCTTCCCTACTGATGCAGGTACTAGATAACATGGTAGGTAGGAAAATGGGTGTTGGCAGTGGATGAGGACTTGATGATGATCTTTGCCATTCGGAGGAACAATATATTAATCTACCTTTTAATCGCTGTTGTTATATGTTATCAAGCGTTCAGTGTTGTAAAAGTAATGTTAACGTCTTTGTGGTTGGAAAAAGTTCACGTCAGAAGATTTTGAAATTGGAGCTAGTTGTTTCTAGGAACCATGGAAATCAAGAATCCAAACCCAGATCTCTCGCTTGGTATTGTATCCAGTCATTACCTTGAAATAATCTCATATTAACACTGGTATCCGAGAACTGAACCGCAGTCAAGCGATAGGATAGAGATGTCCAGTTGGGAAAATGAACAAATCTCATGGTTCGCTCCTGTATTCCTGCTCCTACAAACCACACTACACCCAAATACACTAGCATAATTCCTTGCTCTGTATTATGTATATTTCAACGCATATACTACAAAGTTCTCGAAAAGCAGCTTCTTGCATTCACTCATTTTTACATTCTCAAATCCAAAACCCAAAGCAACCACCATGCCAGCCAACATGCACATGTCTCCTTCCACTTCTGCAGAGATATCTTACCATATCTTGCATATACATCAAGCATCCGGGCAAGAAGACACGGAAAGTTTTTCAGAAACAACCACCGAGGAGACTACAGGGGCTCCTGCAATCCCGCAGCAGCAGCCCGAACAGCACCCAGGCGACTCCGCTTCCCCCTCGCAAACCCAAACCCGCTCCCCAGCCACATCACAGGCAactaccaccaccacccTCAATAGACACGCCTTCTTCGTTAGACACAGATGGTGCCTCCTAAGCTACATCCACCAGCAAGCGGTTATGCAGCAAAACCGTGAGTTCGAAAGAGTGCAAGGAATCTGTCACTGGTACCAAGACATATTTGGACTAAGTCGGCCGCAAGCGGAGGCTGGGTGGGATTCAAGGGAGGCATGGGACAGGTATCATAGTGTGCCTGCTGAGCGGTGTCGGTATCCGCAGGGGGTGAATTCGGGACAGAAGTTGATAAGGAAGGAGGGTGAGGAGGGGCTGGAATTGCCGGTTCTGATAGTGGCTCAGCAAGTATACATTGGTGTATCATATCCTTCTCAATAGCAATAAATAAACTACGAAATCTTCAAACATGGGGTTGCGGTGCGAAACCGTGAAGATTTGAGCATTACAAGTAGACTAAAAACAATAATGACATAGACTTAGCGAAGGAAATGGGTATATTCAATCAGCGGTCTAGACAACGCAGAAAAGTCCAATGCGAATGTAATGCGTGAACGTAGCTAAATGATGCACAAGAAGGGAACGCGCAGCACGCAAAACAACGCCTAGATGAACCCTCCTTCTGAAATGGAATAGACAACATGAGACCGCTGGCCAACGTCACTATGTACTTGTTATAAAACTGCAACACGATACAACGTCAGCGCGCTactttctctctcttgtagtATTGTCCACAGGCTTCACACTGGTGCTGCCCTCAAGTGGAGGGATGTAACCTAATTGCTTCTCTGCTCCATCTGCTCCGTCACCCATTGGTGTGAAGGGGGTGAAGGCGCCTTCTGGTGAGGCCTGCCACTTTGCCATGTCCTTCTTCAACTGTTCCAACTCTTTCTGGAAGCGATTGCCAAAGACGTCAATGTAGTAGGTGGCACCGTTGTAAACACTCCAGATGAAGACGATGGTAAGGAATAGACCGCTAGGCCAGCGGTACCAAAACCAAACAGGGCAGGGAAGCATGGTGAGAACAGCATAACTGTACTGGATGAACATAAAGGCGGGCTCTTGAAGGAAGTCGGGAAGCGCGAGGACAATTTTGCCGATCCAGGTTTTGGCATACGACTTTCGCAGCCAAGTGAAGCTGGTAGGTCGACCCGCGGCGATCTGTTCGCGGCGGCGCACCGTAATGAGGAAGTGATAGCTCAGTTGCCAGAAGGCATACGGACAGGTCGCCCATAACATCATCTGTGGAAGGCTATAGTGGTGGGGAGAAGTCGGGTCGGAATGACGAATGTTGTAGATGGCGGGATAGTGTTCTTGTTGATATTCTGGGGATAGCAAGTGGACGAGGCAGTGTAGCGTTACGCAGGGCATCATGTGGATGAACAGACTAGGCAGGTTAGTATGTGGTCGAATGCGTGGGTGTGTAAATGTTACCTGACCACCTTGTCCATGCTGTGGAAGACGAGCGAGTTCCGCCACATGACAATGGCGATGGCGTTGTTACCCATACAGAGGCAATATGTCGCGATGAACAGGCGTTTAGACTGAGGAAAGATGTAGATGCTCATAACCATGAGGATATTGACAAAGTAGCATAGATCGGCCAGGAAGTAGTGGTAGCCCTTCTTGTGGTAGGTGATGAAGCGGATCGGCATAAAGTAGAGCAGCTGGGCAGTATACCAGTGGGGGAACCAGTCTGGATGGCAGCCAACCAAGTAGCCCGAGACGAAGATGTTCATAACAGCGGCGATGAAGGAGGCCTTTTCGCGCGCCGTCACTGTTAGTGATTCCTTCCAGCGTCTGTTCAGACGGTCCACAGAATGGAGCATGCGCTTCTTGTATTTATCGAGCTGCTCTGCTTCCGTGGGCACTCTGCGGCGCCACTCCTCGACTACACGGTCCCTAGTTATGCCCCGGTTCTTCGCTTGGTTCTTAATCTTCTCCGTCTGCGAGGCGATGGAGTTCTGAATCTTCTCGATACGCTGCGAGAGAGCGAGGTTCTCGACAAAGTCAAACATGGTGAGCTTCTCGACAGGTGGGAAGAAGGCGGTATCCTCAAAGTCGGACTCATCTTGGTAGGAGCTGTTGGAGAAGGAGGCGGAGCGCGAGAGACCAGGCGTGGTGAGCGGTGGTTGTCCATCAGTGGACGAAGCAGTCGGTTCTTCGAGTAGGGAAGAGGCGGCATGTGGCGAGTTGCCAGGCACAGAGAGGCCAGAGACTCCCAGCTCCGGTTCCGACTTGGACTTGGGCACACCGCCCGCATCCTCGGGAGACGACATGGCCGTCACTTCTTCCTGGACGCTCTCGAGACTAGACGGGGTTCGGCGATGGAGGGGTCGCTTCAGACGCGGAGGAGATGTCGGGGCTGTCATGGCTATTAGCTGTTGAGGTTCAAAGTGGTGACTCTCGGTCCGTGTTGCATAGTCGAGGGAGGCAGCGGAATAAAGGGCAAGTGCGTACCGTGGTAGTAAACAGCTTAGACAGGCTTCAGTCAGACTTTACGTTCTCATGACAAGTCTAAGAGACAAGTGTTATGCAGGGTTCTGGGTGGTGTAGCCGCAAACGTCTCCAAAAGTCGTCGGTGAAAGCACGCTGCTTGATGAACGGTGATGATTGGCTTCACCACGTCATCGGCAACCCCAGTAAAGAGATAAAGCTGAGAAGTGTCACGAGGGCAGACAGTTTCTGTGTAAGAGGGTTGATAACGAGAGCGTGATAAGATGTCGAGTCGTTTGGATATGAGATTGTCTTATTTGCATAGACTGTATGCAGAGTACTAAGAAGATACACAGCAAGCATACGCACAGCGCTAGGGTTTCGTCATGGCGGGCCCAGCTGGGCGGTGGGCATGCATCGATACATGGCACTAACTACGGCGGGCGTTTGTTCCGCCTGGCGACGCGAACGCGCTTCACCGTGACCACGACCAACCCACCCCCGCGACAAGCTTCCCTGCGCAACCACACCTGGGCCATTCACAGCGCAATCGCCATTTAAGGTGTCGCGCAACGCAACCGCAATCATGGGAAAGCTCGTGCGGCTGGAGATTTATAGTATGGCCTCTTTACGCGCAATTGCAGTCATTCGCTAACTCGAGCAGACTTCAAGTCTTATCGCGGCCGTCACACTCTTCTCTTTGGTGACTCATACTTCACCTCCATCATCGGTCCCAATGGCTCTGGCAAGTCGAACAGTATGGACGCCATCTCCTTTGTCCTGGGAGTCCGATCGTCCCACCTGCGATCTGAGAAGTTGAAGGACATGGTCTACCGTGGCAGGATCATCCAGGAAGCGAGAGTCAATGCCGATGGCACTGTGACCGAAGCTGACGGCGATGCAAATGGCGACGCAAACGGGCATGCGAATGGCGACGCAGCAGAAAACGGCGAGCCCCAGCCCAGTGGCCCACGCAACGACCCTCAGAACGCATGGGTCAAGGCAGTCTTCGAGGACGACGCAGAGCAAGAGCACGAGTGGCAGCGGGCCATCACCAGCTCCGGTTCGAGCGAGTACCGCATCAACAACCGCGTCGTGACACAGAAGCAGTACGGCGAGGCCCTTGAAGAGCACAGCATCCTGGTAAAAGCGAGGAATTTCCTCGTCTTCCAGGGTGACGTTGAGAAGCTTGCTACAACCGCACCGGAGCAGCTCACATTACAAGTCGAGCGCATCTCTGGTAGCTTGGAGCAAAAGGCCGAGTACGACCGCCTCAAGGAGGAATCTGAGGCTGCGACCGAGGACAATGCCAAGCACCTCCACGAGCGTCGTGGTATTAACGGAGAGCTCAAGACGTACCAGGACCAAAAGGCCGAAGCCGACGAGTACGAGAAGAAGCTCGCCGAGCGAGATGACGCTGTCGTTACCAAGAACCTGTGGAAACTCTACCTA belongs to Pyrenophora tritici-repentis strain M4 chromosome 10, whole genome shotgun sequence and includes:
- a CDS encoding DUF2838 domain containing protein, which translates into the protein MTAPTSPPRLKRPLHRRTPSSLESVQEEVTAMSSPEDAGGVPKSKSEPELGVSGLSVPGNSPHAASSLLEEPTASSTDGQPPLTTPGLSRSASFSNSSYQDESDFEDTAFFPPVEKLTMFDFVENLALSQRIEKIQNSIASQTEKIKNQAKNRGITRDRVVEEWRRRVPTEAEQLDKYKKRMLHSVDRLNRRWKESLTVTAREKASFIAAVMNIFVSGYLVGCHPDWFPHWYTAQLLYFMPIRFITYHKKGYHYFLADLCYFVNILMVMSIYIFPQSKRLFIATYCLCMGNNAIAIVMWRNSLVFHSMDKVVSLFIHMMPCVTLHCLVHLLSPEYQQEHYPAIYNIRHSDPTSPHHYSLPQMMLWATCPYAFWQLSYHFLITVRRREQIAAGRPTSFTWLRKSYAKTWIGKIVLALPDFLQEPAFMFIQYSYAVLTMLPCPVWFWYRWPSGLFLTIVFIWSVYNGATYYIDVFGNRFQKELEQLKKDMAKWQASPEGAFTPFTPMGDGADGAEKQLGYIPPLEGSTSVKPVDNTTRERK